In one window of Streptomyces griseus subsp. griseus DNA:
- a CDS encoding phage holin family protein: MRVVAVWAVSTLTMLALAGILPDFQLQSDDGDTITRTAFTAAWGAGAFGLLSALVWPVLVRALLIVPALVLGALVFFLNGSLLLIALRLIPDGRGDAAPETAVVVAAVMSAVASATSTALAVRDDEAYRRRLSRLADRRRRRGSPDIVGPERDGPPGTVFLQLDGVGHDVLVKAAAGGLMPTVAGWLADSSGHRLTPWRTDWSSQTGASQLGILHGSNHDVPAFRWYEKETGTVMVSSRPASALEMQRRAVARTRDSGLLTIDGASRGNLFSGGAGQLALVLSMAARRGKGRRSRSGYFAYFSDPANAVRTALSFAAEVGREIGQSTRARLHHVTPRVKRGGLYPFIRAFATVLERDVVVSAVIGDMFAGRTAVYADLVAYDEVAHHSGPHSRDAEKVLQRLDRSLALIAKIADHTPRTYRIVLLSDHGQSPGETFAGRYGLTLKDLVRAGCGLPVPRRARGTHSASEARDAVRIALHRPPVEVEPEAEQAAKRSEPVVLASGNLGLISFPDIEGRASREQIDRRNPALLSTLANHPGVGFLLVRSEEHGSLVMGPGGTEVPVAELADGEGPLAVFDTGAAAAVRRTDTFPHVADIMVNSMYDPETATVHAFEEQIGSHGGLGGEQSRPFLLWPRGMTDPLDIVAAECAEGAPAPPGGGLVGAEAVHRVLTRWLLEFSGPQVPVRAEGFTGAAQADEPFPEEGEGAGGGQGRAGVPGPDARNPPVLREIPLPETRG; this comes from the coding sequence ATGCGGGTCGTCGCGGTCTGGGCGGTCTCCACCCTCACCATGCTCGCGCTCGCCGGGATCCTGCCCGACTTCCAGCTCCAGTCCGACGACGGCGACACCATCACCCGTACCGCCTTCACGGCGGCCTGGGGCGCGGGCGCGTTCGGCCTGCTCTCCGCGCTGGTGTGGCCCGTCCTCGTCCGGGCCCTGCTCATCGTGCCCGCGCTCGTCCTCGGTGCGCTGGTCTTCTTCCTCAACGGCTCGCTGCTGCTGATCGCGCTGCGCCTCATCCCGGACGGGCGCGGGGACGCCGCCCCGGAGACCGCGGTCGTCGTCGCCGCCGTGATGTCCGCCGTCGCCTCCGCCACCTCCACCGCACTCGCCGTCCGCGACGACGAGGCCTACCGCCGACGGCTCTCCCGCCTCGCCGACCGGCGCCGCCGACGTGGCTCCCCGGACATTGTGGGACCCGAGCGCGACGGACCGCCCGGTACGGTCTTCCTCCAGCTGGACGGCGTCGGCCACGACGTCCTGGTGAAGGCGGCGGCCGGCGGGCTCATGCCGACCGTCGCGGGCTGGCTCGCCGACTCCTCCGGACACCGCCTCACCCCCTGGCGCACCGACTGGTCCAGCCAGACCGGCGCCAGCCAGCTCGGCATCCTGCACGGCTCCAACCACGACGTCCCCGCCTTCCGCTGGTACGAGAAGGAGACCGGCACCGTCATGGTCTCCAGCCGCCCCGCCAGCGCCCTGGAGATGCAGCGCCGGGCCGTCGCCCGCACCCGGGACAGCGGCCTGCTCACCATCGACGGCGCCAGCCGCGGCAACCTCTTCAGCGGCGGCGCCGGGCAGCTCGCCCTGGTCCTCTCCATGGCCGCCCGGCGCGGCAAGGGCCGCCGCTCCCGCTCCGGCTACTTCGCCTACTTCTCCGACCCGGCCAACGCCGTCCGCACCGCCCTCTCGTTCGCCGCCGAGGTCGGCCGCGAGATCGGCCAGTCGACCCGCGCCCGCCTCCACCACGTCACCCCCCGGGTCAAGCGCGGCGGCCTCTACCCCTTCATCCGGGCCTTCGCCACCGTCCTCGAGCGCGATGTCGTCGTCTCCGCCGTCATCGGCGACATGTTCGCCGGACGCACCGCCGTCTACGCCGACCTGGTCGCCTACGACGAGGTCGCCCACCACTCCGGACCGCACAGCCGCGACGCCGAGAAGGTCCTCCAGCGCCTCGACCGCTCGCTCGCGCTGATCGCCAAGATCGCCGACCACACCCCGCGTACCTACCGGATCGTGCTCCTCTCCGACCACGGCCAGAGCCCCGGCGAGACGTTCGCCGGGAGGTACGGGCTGACGCTCAAGGACCTGGTACGGGCGGGGTGCGGGCTCCCCGTGCCGCGCCGGGCGCGTGGCACGCACAGCGCCTCCGAGGCACGGGACGCGGTCCGGATCGCCCTGCACCGCCCGCCCGTGGAGGTGGAACCGGAGGCGGAGCAGGCGGCCAAGCGCTCCGAACCGGTCGTGCTGGCCTCCGGCAATCTCGGTCTGATCTCCTTCCCCGACATCGAGGGGCGCGCGTCGCGCGAGCAGATCGACCGCCGCAACCCGGCGCTGCTCTCCACGCTCGCCAACCATCCGGGGGTCGGCTTCCTCCTCGTACGCAGCGAGGAACACGGCTCCCTCGTGATGGGGCCGGGCGGGACCGAGGTCCCCGTCGCCGAACTGGCCGACGGCGAGGGGCCGCTGGCGGTCTTCGACACCGGCGCGGCCGCCGCCGTACGGCGCACCGACACCTTCCCCCATGTCGCCGACATCATGGTCAACTCCATGTACGACCCCGAGACCGCCACCGTGCACGCCTTCGAGGAGCAGATCGGCTCGCACGGAGGGCTGGGCGGCGAGCAGTCCCGGCCGTTCCTGCTCTGGCCGCGCGGGATGACGGACCCGCTGGACATCGTGGCGGCGGAGTGTGCCGAAGGCGCGCCGGCCCCGCCGGGCGGCGGGCTGGTGGGCGCGGAGGCGGTGCACCGGGTGCTGACCCGCTGGCTGCTGGAGTTCTCCGGGCCCCAGGTGCCGGTGCGGGCGGAGGGGTTCACGGGGGCCGCCCAGGCGGACGAGCCGTTCCCGGAGGAGGGGGAGGGGGCCGGAGGAGGTCAGGGGAGGGCCGGGGTCCCGGGCCCGGACGCGCGGAACCCGCCGGTGCTCCGCGAGATCCCGCTCCCGGAGACACGGGGCTGA